In Pedobacter sp. W3I1, one DNA window encodes the following:
- a CDS encoding J domain-containing protein, giving the protein MDYIDYYKILDLKKDATTEDIKKAYRKLARKYHPDLNPNNEEANKKFQQINEANEVLSDPEKRKKYDKYGKDWQHADQLDAQQQQQRQYQSQGGGYGNSYSGGFGGEDFSDFFSSMFGGGGRSSRNSPFKGQDYNADLQLNLLDAYTTHKQTLTVNGKQVRITIPAGVENGQKIKLPGYGAPGVNNGPPGDLYIKFNITDNPKFKRKGNDIYIEEEIDVYTAILGGEKIVETLNGKVKLKVPEGTQPDATLRLKGKGFPLYKKENQFGDLYIKWKVKLPTNLNVEQKELFEKLSKF; this is encoded by the coding sequence ATGGACTACATAGACTATTATAAAATCCTCGATTTAAAAAAAGATGCAACAACCGAAGATATTAAAAAAGCATATAGAAAATTAGCCCGAAAATATCACCCCGATCTTAACCCCAACAATGAAGAAGCCAATAAAAAATTCCAGCAAATTAATGAGGCTAATGAGGTTTTAAGCGATCCTGAGAAACGGAAGAAATATGATAAATATGGTAAAGATTGGCAACATGCCGATCAGTTAGATGCCCAGCAACAGCAGCAAAGGCAATACCAATCGCAAGGCGGGGGTTATGGCAATAGCTATTCCGGAGGTTTTGGCGGCGAAGATTTTTCTGATTTCTTTTCCTCCATGTTTGGTGGTGGAGGTAGAAGCAGTAGAAATTCTCCTTTTAAAGGACAGGATTACAATGCCGATCTTCAACTAAACCTGCTCGATGCCTATACTACACACAAACAAACTTTAACTGTAAATGGTAAACAAGTGCGTATTACCATCCCAGCAGGTGTAGAGAATGGCCAGAAAATTAAACTACCGGGTTATGGTGCACCAGGTGTTAACAATGGCCCTCCCGGAGATTTGTACATCAAATTTAATATTACGGATAACCCTAAATTTAAACGAAAAGGAAACGACATTTATATCGAGGAAGAAATAGATGTATATACCGCCATTTTAGGAGGCGAAAAAATTGTAGAAACCTTAAACGGCAAGGTTAAGCTTAAAGTACCTGAAGGTACACAGCCCGATGCTACTTTACGTTTAAAAGGAAAAGGGTTTCCCCTTTATAAAAAAGAAAATCAGTTTGGCGATTTATATATCAAGTGGAAGGTAAAATTACCAACCAACCTAAATGTCGAACAAAAAGAACTATTCGAAAAACTTTCCAAATTCTAA
- a CDS encoding helix-turn-helix domain-containing protein: MTTQQLKQGEILERLVRRDRMGISELSRKLNVSRRTIYNWFGQDRIGHEVIWQVGKLLGQDLSSAFPEAFPKYNPESTNQTADPGKQIGSDNNSVYFWMNKYIHLLEKYNDLLITEEPQELDPINKEFPLRNKRPETFLYQ, encoded by the coding sequence ATGACAACACAACAATTAAAACAAGGAGAAATTCTTGAGCGTTTAGTGCGCAGAGATCGTATGGGCATCAGCGAGCTTTCCAGGAAGCTTAATGTGAGCCGCAGAACAATTTACAACTGGTTTGGTCAAGACAGAATTGGGCATGAAGTAATTTGGCAGGTAGGCAAGTTATTAGGTCAGGATCTTTCTTCGGCATTTCCAGAAGCTTTCCCCAAGTACAACCCCGAATCCACCAATCAAACTGCAGATCCCGGTAAACAGATCGGTTCGGATAATAATTCTGTGTATTTCTGGATGAATAAATATATTCATCTGTTAGAAAAATACAACGACCTTTTAATTACAGAAGAGCCACAAGAGCTCGATCCAATTAATAAGGAATTTCCACTTAGAAATAAAAGACCTGAAACATTTTTATATCAATAA
- a CDS encoding chaperone modulator CbpM → MGTNLIPVEDICAYHHVEINFIQSLEDFGLIHTTVKKQSLFLPVDELTKLEQYLRLAQDLEINLEGIHAVSHLLNQVEQMQEKITALQNELNYYKQFSQHH, encoded by the coding sequence ATGGGAACCAATCTAATACCTGTAGAAGACATATGTGCTTATCACCATGTGGAGATTAACTTTATCCAATCGCTGGAGGATTTTGGCCTGATCCATACTACGGTTAAAAAACAATCGCTCTTTTTGCCAGTTGATGAATTGACCAAATTGGAGCAGTATCTTCGTTTAGCGCAAGATCTGGAGATCAACTTAGAAGGCATCCATGCTGTTTCCCATCTGCTTAATCAGGTAGAACAAATGCAGGAAAAAATAACTGCGCTACAGAACGAACTAAATTATTATAAGCAATTTAGCCAGCATCACTAA
- the xth gene encoding exodeoxyribonuclease III: MKIATYNVNGINGRLPVLLRWLEETQPDVVCLQELKAPQEKFPEQAIKAIGYNAVWHGQKSWNGVAILARNLEIKELKRNLDGDPEDLHSRYIEAMVNNVIIGCLYLPNGNPAPGPKFEYKLRWFERFTAHAAKLLEYNLPVILCGDYNVIPTELDAYKPERWVEDALFRPETRLAFQNLMAQGWTDAIRKLYPTETIYTFWDYFRNAYGRDAGLRIDHFLLSPQVSDRLKSAGVDKHVRGWEKTSDHGPVWIEISEV; the protein is encoded by the coding sequence ATGAAAATAGCAACATATAATGTAAATGGAATAAATGGACGCTTACCGGTTCTGTTACGTTGGCTGGAAGAAACCCAACCTGATGTAGTGTGTTTACAGGAATTAAAAGCTCCGCAAGAAAAATTCCCTGAGCAGGCTATTAAAGCTATTGGTTATAATGCCGTTTGGCATGGCCAGAAAAGTTGGAATGGCGTTGCTATATTGGCTCGGAATCTGGAAATAAAAGAGCTAAAAAGAAATCTGGATGGTGATCCTGAAGATTTGCATAGCCGATACATCGAAGCGATGGTTAATAATGTGATAATCGGTTGTCTTTACCTTCCGAACGGAAATCCGGCGCCAGGGCCTAAATTCGAATATAAGTTACGTTGGTTTGAACGTTTTACAGCCCATGCAGCAAAGCTATTGGAATATAATTTGCCAGTAATTTTATGTGGTGATTATAATGTAATACCTACGGAGCTGGATGCATATAAACCAGAACGTTGGGTTGAAGATGCTTTATTTCGTCCTGAAACACGTTTGGCATTTCAAAATTTAATGGCACAAGGTTGGACAGATGCAATCAGAAAATTGTATCCTACTGAAACGATATACACATTTTGGGATTATTTTAGAAATGCATATGGTAGAGATGCGGGATTAAGAATAGATCATTTTTTACTAAGTCCTCAGGTTAGTGATCGCTTAAAGTCTGCCGGAGTAGATAAACACGTAAGAGGCTGGGAAAAAACAAGCGATCATGGTCCGGTGTGGATTGAAATAAGCGAGGTGTAA
- a CDS encoding response regulator transcription factor produces MINIILADDHHIIRTSLKALIEKHEGIKVVAEVSDGLAVLELLEKGIKADIILSDIVMPGLDGIGLAGTIKERGYTTKVVVLSILDDEKYASNAFISGAFAYLSKDIEEDELLFCLQHVMKGKRYLSSNLCISILERFNTQLNMLSQKMNTEINFSEREINVLKLIADGLTNQEIADKLYLSRRTVESQREALISRTGTKNSASLVRFAMRNGYVA; encoded by the coding sequence ATGATTAACATTATTCTTGCGGATGATCACCATATTATCCGGACCTCACTTAAAGCACTTATAGAAAAACATGAAGGCATCAAAGTTGTTGCAGAAGTATCAGACGGTTTAGCAGTTTTGGAACTTCTCGAAAAAGGAATAAAAGCTGATATCATTTTATCAGATATTGTAATGCCAGGCCTCGATGGAATAGGTTTAGCCGGAACCATTAAAGAGCGGGGATACACTACTAAAGTAGTTGTTTTATCTATTTTAGACGATGAAAAGTATGCCTCAAATGCCTTTATCTCAGGAGCTTTTGCTTACTTATCAAAGGACATTGAAGAAGATGAATTGCTGTTTTGCCTACAGCATGTAATGAAGGGAAAACGCTACCTTTCTTCTAATTTATGCATCTCCATTTTAGAGCGTTTTAATACCCAGTTAAATATGCTTTCGCAAAAAATGAATACCGAAATCAATTTTTCTGAACGCGAAATTAACGTATTAAAACTCATTGCTGATGGCTTGACGAATCAGGAAATAGCTGATAAATTGTACTTAAGCAGGCGAACAGTAGAGAGCCAAAGAGAAGCTTTAATCAGTAGAACCGGCACGAAAAACTCTGCTTCTTTAGTGCGTTTTGCCATGCGAAATGGTTATGTAGCCTAG
- a CDS encoding PAS domain-containing sensor histidine kinase, translating to MVELNKELFCNLGDRSVDGYFIFDFTEQNFTYLNKSISNIWELGLDEIIANPQLLAEQVHAEDLAHVISCYQECLEDGTEKKYEFRLLFADREKYVRVIVFAVSDGEVKHLVGTVEDTTIMRHNKIHIEQINARKNITLEVLAHDLKEPLAMMKLTASSMKDGVAQTGNEQMINSLAFIHDMCERNLLLVRSMINREFLKSSIVEIGKERADLVWELRDVVRFYKRSKLGKMRNIKFTSSAEQIYLHLDSMKFLQVINNLISNSLKFTADQGNITLHAEEYENTVLITVADNGIGIPEELQAGLFDHLPETLRPGLKGEESGGFGMGIIKAIVELHQGKIWFKSKIGIGTTFYIELPK from the coding sequence ATGGTCGAATTAAATAAAGAGCTTTTTTGTAACCTGGGCGACCGTTCTGTTGATGGATATTTTATTTTCGACTTTACCGAACAAAATTTCACATACCTCAATAAATCGATAAGTAATATTTGGGAACTCGGCCTTGACGAAATTATAGCCAATCCGCAGTTACTGGCAGAGCAGGTACATGCTGAAGATTTGGCACATGTAATATCCTGTTATCAGGAATGCCTTGAAGATGGTACGGAGAAAAAATATGAATTCCGTTTGCTGTTTGCTGATAGAGAGAAATATGTGCGGGTAATTGTGTTTGCAGTTTCAGATGGAGAAGTTAAGCATTTAGTGGGTACAGTAGAAGATACCACGATAATGCGCCACAATAAGATCCATATTGAACAAATAAACGCCCGAAAAAATATAACATTAGAAGTATTGGCGCACGATTTAAAAGAACCGCTGGCCATGATGAAATTAACTGCTTCATCTATGAAAGATGGCGTTGCGCAAACAGGCAATGAGCAGATGATAAATTCGCTAGCGTTTATTCATGATATGTGCGAGCGTAACCTGCTTTTGGTACGGAGCATGATTAACCGGGAATTTTTAAAATCATCGATAGTAGAAATTGGCAAGGAGCGGGCGGATTTGGTTTGGGAACTTAGAGATGTGGTTCGTTTTTATAAACGATCGAAGCTAGGTAAAATGAGGAACATTAAGTTTACAAGTTCTGCTGAACAAATTTATCTGCATCTTGATAGCATGAAATTTTTACAGGTTATAAATAACCTCATCTCAAATTCATTAAAATTTACTGCCGATCAAGGAAATATTACTTTACATGCCGAGGAATATGAAAATACTGTTTTAATTACCGTTGCTGATAATGGGATCGGAATTCCGGAAGAGCTGCAGGCCGGGCTTTTTGACCACTTACCCGAAACCTTAAGGCCAGGCCTTAAAGGTGAAGAATCGGGAGGATTTGGTATGGGTATAATCAAGGCCATTGTGGAGTTACATCAGGGAAAGATCTGGTTTAAGAGCAAAATTGGCATCGGAACCACCTTCTATATCGAGCTACCTAAGTAG
- a CDS encoding DUF1801 domain-containing protein translates to MAQNKTTENDLSVSDFLNTIPEENKRVDCFNLSDIISQVTGFKAKMWGNAIVGFGSYHYKYESGREGDAPLVGFSPRKDTIALYLSAQFKDREELLAKFGKHKTAKACIYIKKMSDIHIDVLTEMISNSVARISSLYP, encoded by the coding sequence ATGGCACAGAATAAAACTACAGAAAACGATTTAAGCGTTTCTGATTTTCTAAATACCATTCCTGAAGAAAATAAAAGAGTTGATTGTTTTAACTTATCGGATATTATAAGCCAGGTAACTGGCTTTAAAGCTAAAATGTGGGGTAATGCCATTGTTGGTTTTGGAAGTTACCATTATAAATATGAGAGCGGCCGTGAAGGTGATGCCCCTTTGGTTGGTTTTTCGCCACGTAAAGATACCATAGCTTTATATCTATCTGCTCAATTTAAAGATCGTGAAGAACTCCTGGCTAAATTTGGCAAGCACAAAACAGCAAAAGCCTGTATATACATAAAAAAAATGAGCGATATCCATATCGACGTTTTAACAGAAATGATTAGCAATTCCGTAGCACGGATCAGTAGTTTGTATCCTTAA
- a CDS encoding S9 family peptidase — protein sequence MIKKLHLYLLIAGACVSLNSAAQDAVSYQTPPKEIADLLLAKPTPGVSIDGKAEWILFSERNSYPSVEELAMPEYRIAGLRLNPNNYSPSRQTYINNLSLKNIKSNQTFQVAGLPTPLYASNISWNPSENKIAFTHTTQKGVDLYIIDLITKKAVKTNKAFLNVVLGSGLTWLNDNTIIYRTVTKAASAAPTKPLMPKGPTIQQNLGKAAPSATFQDLIKSPFDEQLFEFFATSQLVKNTAGIETAIGKPAIYGSTSLSPDKNYMMIETIRKPFSYLVTANGFPSTVSITDLTGKTIKVIAELPSSEGTPSGYDNTQNVPRGFDWRDDEPATLVWSKPLDSGLIKKDVPYHDAVYALSAPFTGAEKELFKTTTRYRGVQWGDANLALIMEGLRSKQTSKVSRYNPTTGAVEELYSRNQTDAYGNPGTPVTTKNKYGRQVIKTVDNGTKLLMNNIVGSSEKGDLPFLAKFDLTTKKNEIIWRSAEGTFEYVSDVINPDKLVLLTRKESQKLVPNYFIKNLMLRIADQSITNFTNPYPSLEGITKQKISYKRADGVDLTGDLYLPKGYNKDKDGPLPSLIWAYPREFNSAADAAQIRGSKDKFTTISWASPIFWVTRGYAVLDNAEMPIVAKDGKKPNDTFVDQLQLNAEAAINKLADLGVGDKKRMAVGGHSYGAFMTANLLAHTNLFAAGIARSGAYNRTLTPFGFQNEERTYWQAPQLYYEMSPFSYADKIKTPILLIHGDSDDNPGTFPINSERLFNAIKGAGGTTRFVFLPYEAHSYRGKENLLHMLWEQDQWLEKYVKNKK from the coding sequence ATGATTAAAAAACTACACCTCTATTTATTGATAGCAGGCGCTTGTGTTTCGCTTAATTCGGCCGCACAAGATGCAGTAAGCTACCAAACACCTCCAAAAGAAATTGCCGATTTATTACTTGCCAAACCAACACCTGGCGTAAGCATTGATGGCAAAGCAGAATGGATCTTATTTAGCGAGCGCAATTCTTATCCTTCGGTAGAAGAGCTGGCCATGCCCGAATACAGGATTGCAGGGCTAAGGTTAAACCCAAATAATTACTCACCAAGCAGACAAACCTATATTAACAATTTGAGTTTAAAAAACATCAAATCCAACCAAACGTTTCAAGTTGCAGGATTACCAACACCTTTATACGCCAGCAACATTAGCTGGAACCCATCAGAAAATAAAATTGCCTTTACCCATACCACTCAAAAAGGAGTAGATCTTTACATTATTGATCTGATTACAAAAAAAGCAGTTAAAACCAATAAGGCTTTTTTAAACGTAGTTTTAGGGAGTGGTCTTACCTGGTTAAATGATAACACCATTATCTACCGTACAGTAACTAAAGCAGCAAGTGCTGCACCAACAAAACCCTTAATGCCTAAAGGGCCAACTATACAGCAAAACTTAGGTAAAGCTGCACCTAGTGCCACTTTTCAGGATCTCATTAAATCACCTTTTGATGAACAATTGTTTGAGTTTTTTGCAACCTCGCAATTGGTAAAAAATACAGCAGGTATAGAAACAGCCATTGGTAAACCAGCTATTTATGGCTCTACAAGTTTATCGCCTGATAAAAATTACATGATGATCGAAACCATCCGCAAACCTTTTTCTTATCTGGTTACCGCAAATGGATTTCCATCCACAGTAAGCATTACCGATTTAACCGGTAAAACCATTAAAGTGATCGCTGAGTTACCTTCATCAGAGGGAACTCCATCTGGCTATGATAATACACAAAATGTACCTCGCGGTTTCGACTGGAGAGATGATGAACCTGCAACATTGGTTTGGAGCAAGCCATTGGACAGTGGTTTAATTAAAAAAGATGTTCCCTATCATGATGCAGTTTATGCGTTAAGCGCACCTTTTACCGGAGCAGAAAAAGAATTATTTAAAACAACTACCCGTTACCGTGGTGTACAATGGGGCGATGCCAACCTTGCCCTTATTATGGAAGGTTTACGTAGCAAACAAACCAGTAAAGTGAGCCGTTATAACCCCACAACCGGAGCAGTGGAAGAATTGTACAGCCGTAACCAGACAGATGCCTATGGTAACCCAGGCACGCCGGTTACTACTAAAAACAAATATGGCAGGCAGGTAATTAAAACGGTTGACAATGGCACTAAACTGTTAATGAATAATATAGTAGGTTCATCAGAAAAAGGAGATTTGCCTTTTCTGGCCAAATTCGACTTAACTACTAAGAAGAACGAAATTATCTGGCGCAGCGCCGAAGGAACCTTCGAATATGTAAGTGATGTAATTAACCCTGATAAACTGGTATTACTCACCCGTAAAGAAAGCCAGAAATTAGTACCCAACTACTTTATTAAAAACCTGATGCTTCGCATCGCCGATCAATCAATTACGAATTTCACTAACCCATACCCATCTTTAGAAGGCATTACCAAACAGAAAATTTCTTATAAACGTGCCGATGGTGTAGATTTAACAGGCGACCTGTATTTACCAAAGGGCTACAATAAGGATAAAGATGGGCCATTACCCTCGTTAATTTGGGCTTATCCACGCGAATTTAACTCTGCAGCAGATGCCGCACAGATCCGTGGATCGAAAGATAAATTTACAACCATTAGCTGGGCTTCTCCTATTTTTTGGGTAACCCGTGGTTATGCGGTGCTAGATAATGCAGAAATGCCAATTGTTGCCAAAGACGGTAAAAAACCTAACGATACTTTTGTAGATCAGTTACAATTAAATGCTGAGGCAGCTATTAATAAACTGGCAGACTTAGGCGTTGGCGATAAAAAACGTATGGCTGTTGGGGGGCATAGTTATGGCGCATTTATGACCGCAAACTTATTGGCCCATACCAATCTTTTTGCTGCAGGTATTGCCCGTAGCGGAGCTTATAACCGTACGCTTACGCCCTTTGGTTTTCAAAATGAAGAACGTACCTATTGGCAGGCACCTCAGTTGTATTACGAAATGAGTCCATTCAGTTATGCCGATAAAATTAAAACTCCGATATTGTTAATCCATGGCGATTCTGACGATAATCCAGGCACCTTCCCTATTAATAGCGAACGTTTGTTCAATGCCATTAAAGGAGCTGGTGGTACTACCCGTTTTGTATTTTTACCGTACGAAGCACACAGTTACCGTGGCAAAGAAAACCTGTTGCACATGCTTTGGGAGCAAGACCAATGGTTAGAAAAATACGTAAAAAACAAAAAATAA
- a CDS encoding RNA polymerase sigma factor has translation METLNFNCDIYQYRQPLFDRALAYTRDEDDAADLVQDTFMKAFRFSAKFEMGSNVRAWLFTILRNTFLNHYYKVKRKNEMIQQEEDLTSVQLVPSASSNGGAAKFMMEDIQKSLNALPEDCRFCFCRYFEGYKYHEIAAELDIPLGTVKTKIHVARGLLKKMLKNYKSGLAT, from the coding sequence ATGGAAACATTAAATTTCAATTGTGACATATACCAATACAGGCAACCACTTTTTGATCGTGCATTAGCCTATACGCGTGATGAAGACGATGCTGCTGATTTAGTTCAAGACACCTTTATGAAGGCGTTTAGGTTTTCAGCTAAGTTTGAAATGGGAAGTAATGTACGAGCCTGGCTTTTTACCATCTTAAGAAATACCTTTCTTAATCATTACTATAAGGTAAAACGTAAAAATGAAATGATCCAGCAGGAAGAAGATTTAACTTCCGTTCAATTGGTTCCAAGCGCATCATCGAATGGTGGTGCCGCAAAGTTTATGATGGAAGATATCCAGAAATCGCTAAATGCCTTGCCGGAGGATTGCCGCTTTTGTTTTTGCCGCTACTTTGAAGGGTATAAGTATCATGAAATTGCTGCTGAGCTCGATATTCCCCTGGGCACTGTAAAAACCAAAATACACGTAGCAAGAGGCCTTTTAAAAAAGATGCTTAAAAATTATAAGTCTGGTTTGGCTACATAA